The following proteins are encoded in a genomic region of Brachypodium distachyon strain Bd21 chromosome 1, Brachypodium_distachyon_v3.0, whole genome shotgun sequence:
- the LOC100846669 gene encoding F-box protein At5g67140 isoform X3 has translation MAKEEAPHVERLPADLLAHVLSLLPSFHDLAMAGGVSQRWHQAVGRSLSSRRRLSFAGQRTGDDFTARLVRAAVNLRDLDISRSCWGCQITDQGLLKLSSATCVPNLTSISLWGLARITDKGVVHLISRARSLQHLNIGGTFITDESLYAVANSCANLKDGEGSSLQSWVFFRPSDPIQTYFVV, from the exons ATggcgaaggaggaggcgccgcACGTGGAGCGGCTGCCGGCGGACCTCCTGGCGCACGtgctctccctcctcccctccttcCACGACCTCGCCAT GGCCGGGGGAGTCAGCCAGCGGTGGCACCAGGCGGTGGGCCGGTCGCTgtcctcgcgccgccgcctcagctTCGCGGGGCAGCGCACCGGCGACGACTTCACCGCCCgcctcgtccgcgccgccgtcaACCTCCGCGACCTCGACAT TTCACGAAGCTGCTGGGGTTGCCAGATCACGGACCAAGGCTTGCTCAAGCTCTCCTCCGCCACCTGCGTCCCCAACCTCACCTCCATCTCGCTCTGGGGACTCGCCAGGATCACCGACAAGGGCGTTGTTCATCTG ATTTCAAGAGCCCGTTCTTTACAGCACCTGAACATTGGTGGCACATTCATCACAGATGAATCACTCTATGCAGTTGCAAACAGTTGTGCAAACCTgaag GATGGAGAAGGTTCATCATTGCAGTCTTGGGTGTTTTTCCGGCCTAGCGACCCGATTCAaacttattttgttgtttga
- the LOC100846669 gene encoding F-box protein At5g67140 isoform X1 — MAKEEAPHVERLPADLLAHVLSLLPSFHDLAMAGGVSQRWHQAVGRSLSSRRRLSFAGQRTGDDFTARLVRAAVNLRDLDISRSCWGCQITDQGLLKLSSATCVPNLTSISLWGLARITDKGVVHLISRARSLQHLNIGGTFITDESLYAVANSCANLKSIIVWSCRHVTEAGLVAVVRRCPELECINVGGMRVSPESFAGLVSISPSLRIRSIPQILNADVLQVS, encoded by the exons ATggcgaaggaggaggcgccgcACGTGGAGCGGCTGCCGGCGGACCTCCTGGCGCACGtgctctccctcctcccctccttcCACGACCTCGCCAT GGCCGGGGGAGTCAGCCAGCGGTGGCACCAGGCGGTGGGCCGGTCGCTgtcctcgcgccgccgcctcagctTCGCGGGGCAGCGCACCGGCGACGACTTCACCGCCCgcctcgtccgcgccgccgtcaACCTCCGCGACCTCGACAT TTCACGAAGCTGCTGGGGTTGCCAGATCACGGACCAAGGCTTGCTCAAGCTCTCCTCCGCCACCTGCGTCCCCAACCTCACCTCCATCTCGCTCTGGGGACTCGCCAGGATCACCGACAAGGGCGTTGTTCATCTG ATTTCAAGAGCCCGTTCTTTACAGCACCTGAACATTGGTGGCACATTCATCACAGATGAATCACTCTATGCAGTTGCAAACAGTTGTGCAAACCTgaag AGCATCATCGTGTGGAGCTGCCGGCACGTGACGGAGGCCGGGCTGGTGGCGGTGGTTCGCCGGTGCCCGGAGCTGGAGTGCATAAACGTGGGCGGAATGCGGGTGTCGCCAGAGAGCTTCGCCGGCCTGGTCTCCATCAGCCCCTCCCTTCGGATCAGGTCCATCCCGCAGATCCTCAACGCCGACGTGCTGCAGGTCTCCTGA
- the LOC100846669 gene encoding F-box protein At5g67140 isoform X2: MAKEEAPHVERLPADLLAHVLSLLPSFHDLAMAGGVSQRWHQAVGRSLSSRRRLSFAGQRTGDDFTARLVRAAVNLRDLDICWGCQITDQGLLKLSSATCVPNLTSISLWGLARITDKGVVHLISRARSLQHLNIGGTFITDESLYAVANSCANLKSIIVWSCRHVTEAGLVAVVRRCPELECINVGGMRVSPESFAGLVSISPSLRIRSIPQILNADVLQVS; the protein is encoded by the exons ATggcgaaggaggaggcgccgcACGTGGAGCGGCTGCCGGCGGACCTCCTGGCGCACGtgctctccctcctcccctccttcCACGACCTCGCCAT GGCCGGGGGAGTCAGCCAGCGGTGGCACCAGGCGGTGGGCCGGTCGCTgtcctcgcgccgccgcctcagctTCGCGGGGCAGCGCACCGGCGACGACTTCACCGCCCgcctcgtccgcgccgccgtcaACCTCCGCGACCTCGACAT CTGCTGGGGTTGCCAGATCACGGACCAAGGCTTGCTCAAGCTCTCCTCCGCCACCTGCGTCCCCAACCTCACCTCCATCTCGCTCTGGGGACTCGCCAGGATCACCGACAAGGGCGTTGTTCATCTG ATTTCAAGAGCCCGTTCTTTACAGCACCTGAACATTGGTGGCACATTCATCACAGATGAATCACTCTATGCAGTTGCAAACAGTTGTGCAAACCTgaag AGCATCATCGTGTGGAGCTGCCGGCACGTGACGGAGGCCGGGCTGGTGGCGGTGGTTCGCCGGTGCCCGGAGCTGGAGTGCATAAACGTGGGCGGAATGCGGGTGTCGCCAGAGAGCTTCGCCGGCCTGGTCTCCATCAGCCCCTCCCTTCGGATCAGGTCCATCCCGCAGATCCTCAACGCCGACGTGCTGCAGGTCTCCTGA
- the LOC100821481 gene encoding caffeoyl-CoA O-methyltransferase 1 produces the protein MATTATDAAAATKEQTTNSAGGVGEQKTRHSEVGHKSLLQSDALYQYILETSVYPREHECMKELREVTANHPWNLMTTSADEGQFLNMLLKLIGAKKTMEIGVYTGYSLLATALALPADGTILAMDINRENYELGLPCIEKAGVAHKIDFREGPALPVLDALLEDERNHGSFDFVFVDADKDNYLNYHERLMRLVKVGGLLGYDNTLWNGSVVLPADAPMRKYIRYYRDFVLELNKALAADLRVEICQLPVGDGITLCRRVK, from the exons ATGGCCACCACGGCGACCGACGCAGCGGCAGCGACCAAGGAGCAGACGACCAATAGCGCCGGCGGCGTTGGCGAGCAGAAGACGCGCCACTCCGAGGTCGGGCACAAGAGCCTGCTCCAGAGCGACGCGCTCTACCAG TACATCCTGGAGACGAGCGTGTACCCGCGTGAGCACGAGTGCATGAAGGAGCTCCGCGAGGTCACCGCCAACCACCCATG GAACCTGATGACGACGTCGGCGGACGAGGGGCAGTTCCTCAACATGCTGCTCAAGCTCATCGGCGCCAAGAAGACCATGGAGATCGGCGTCTACACCGGCTACTccctcctcgccaccgcccTCGCCCTCCCCGCCGACGGCACC ATCCTGGCCATGGACATCAACAGGGAGAACTACGAGCTCGGCCTGCCCTGCATCGAGAAAGCCGGGGTAGCGCACAAGATCGACTTCCGGGAAGGCCCGGCGCTGCCCGtcctggacgcgctcctcgagGACGAGCGCAACCACGGCAGCTTCGActtcgtcttcgtcgacgCCGACAAGGACAACTACCTCAACTACCACGAGCGGCTCATGAGGCTCGTCAAGGTGGGCGGCCTCCTCGGCTACGACAACACGCTCTGGAACGGCTCCGTCGTGCTCCCCGCCGACGCCCCCATGCGCAAGTACATCCGCTACTACCGCGACTTCGTGTTAGAGCTTAATAAGGCCCTGGCCGCTGATCTGCGGGTCGAGATCTGCCAGCTCCCCGTCGGCGATGGCATCACCCTCTGCCGCCGCGTCAAGTGA
- the LOC100821793 gene encoding putative receptor protein kinase ZmPK1: MALVGSAYSIYTLVSLTQNQIIVAMAAMRGACIFTTSIFFLSMLISVNALAKDHGSSYLARGSTVDTWDGETTAILVSPNGAFACGFYRVATNALTFSVWFHASSRRKTVVWTANRDEPVNGRGSSLAFRKDGGLALLDYNGTAVWSTNTTATSASHAKLLDNGNLVVMDPGGRSLWGSFDSPTDTLLPSQPMTRNTKLVSASARGLLYSGLYTLYFDSDNQLKLIYNGPEISSIYWPNPFNKPWVNKRSTYNSSRYGILEETGRFVASDKFEFEASDLGDKVMRRLTLDYDGNLRLYSLNPTSGNWSVSWMAFHRVCDIHGVCGKNSMCKYIPKLQCSCLKGFEVIDASNWSEGCRRKANITASWDKHRRDNANITASWDKHRRANANSTTTQDFSFRKLAETDFYGYDLAYDEWIPFSKCRNMCLGYVDCQAFGYRKGEGKCFPKVYLFNGKNFPDPPNDIYLKVPKGLLPSPELASTIAYECKVHEKEANVSLQMLKGGTSKFKFGYFLSSALTLLFIEVTLIIAGCCVVYKSERRVEIADEGYMIISNQFRIFSYRELQKATRCFQEELGSGGSGAVYKGVLDDERKVAVKKLNDVIQGEQEFRSELSVIGRIYHMNLVRIWGFCAEKTHRLLVSEFIENGSLDRALFDYQSLFPVLQWSQRYKIAVGVAKGLAYLHTECLEWIVHCDVKPENILLDEDFEPKIADFGLVKLLTRGSNTEMLSRVCGTRGYIAPEWALNLPITGKVDVYSYGVVLLELVKGVRVSRWLVEGEEGVEMAVRCSTQILKEKLAGEDQSWLLEFVDYRLDGEFNHSEAILMLKIAVSCVEEERSRRPSMGHVVETLLSLVE, from the coding sequence ATGGCGCTTGTGGGATCCGCCTATAGCATATATACACTGGTTTCTCTTACCCAGAACCAGATCATTGTTGCAATGGCAGCCATGAGAGGAGCCTGCATCTTCACCACATCCATCTTTTTCCTTTCCATGCTGATCTCCGTTAACGCTCTAGCCAAGGATCATGGCAGCAGCTACCTTGCGCGAGGCTCCACGGTGGACACCTGGGACGGCGAAACCACGGCCATCCTGGTGTCGCCCAACGGGGCCTTCGCCTGCGGCTTCTACAGGGTGGCCACCAACGCCCTCACCTTCTCCGTGTGGTTCCACGCCTCGTCGCGGCGGAAGACCGTCGTGTGGACGGCCAACCGCGACGAGCCGGTGAATGGCAGAGGGTCCAGTCTCGCCTTCCGGAAAGATGGGGGCTTGGCCCTCCTCGACTACAATGGTACTGCTGTCTGGAGCACCAACACAACCGCAACTAGTGCCAGCCACGCCAAGCTCCTCGACAACGGCAACCTGGTGGTCATGGATCCGGGTGGTCGGAGCCTCTGGGGAAGCTTCGACTCGCCGACCGACACGCTCCTGCCATCGCAGCCAATGACACGGAACACCAAGCTGGTGTCTGCATCTGCCAGGGGTTTGCTCTATTCAGGGCTCTATACTTTATACTTTGACAGTGACAATCAGCTCAAACTTATCTATAATGGCCCTGAGATTAGCAGCATATATTGGCCCAACCCTTTCAACAAACCATGGGTAAATAAGAGGAGTACTTATAACAGTAGTCGATATGGGATTCTTGAAGAGACAGGACGGTTTGTCGCGAgtgacaaatttgaatttgaagcTTCTGATCTTGGTGATAAGGTCATGAGGAGGTTGACTCTGGATTATGATGGCAATCTTAGGCTGTATAGCCTAAACCCGACAAGCGGCAATTGGTCGGTTTCTTGGATGGCATTTCATCGAGTCTGTGATATACATGGTGTTTGTGGCAAGAACAGCATGTGCAAGTACATACCGAAGCTACAGTGCTCCTGCCTCAAAGGATTCGAGGTGATAGATGCAAGCAACTGGAGCGAGGGGTGCAGGCGCAAGGCAAACATAACAGCCAGCTGGGACAAACACAGAAGAGACAACGCAAACATAACAGCCAGCTGGGACAAACACAGGAGAGCCAACGCAAACAGCACAACTACCCAGGATTTCTCATTCAGAAAGCTTGCTGAAACTGACTTCTACGGGTATGACTTGGCCTATGATGAGTGGATCCCATTTTCTAAGTGCAGAAATATGTGCTTGGGCTATGTTGATTGCCAGGCTTTTGGTTACAGGAAGGGAGAAGGCAAATGTTTTCCGAAGGTCTATCTGTTTAACGGCAAGAACTTCCCGGATCCTCCGAATGACATTTATTTGAAAGTTCCCAAGGGGCTGTTGCCTTCGCCAGAACTGGCTTCTACAATAGCCTATGAATGCAAAGTTCATGAAAAAGAGGCCAACGTTTCTTTGCAAATGCTCAAGGGTGGCACTTCCAAGTTCAAATTTggctattttctttcttctgcaTTAACTCTACTTTTCATTGAAGTAACGTTAATCATTGCCGGGTGTTGCGTCGTTTACAAATCTGAGAGAAGGGTGGAGATTGCAGATGAAGGTTACATGATAATTTCCAATCAGTTCCGAATATTTAGCTACAGGGAGTTACAGAAGGCAACCAGATGCTTCCAAGAAGAGCTAGGGAGTGGTGGATCAGGAGCAGTTTACAAGGGAGTCCTTGATGATGAAAGGAAGGTCGCAGTTAAGAAGCTAAATGATGTGATCCAAGGAGAGCAGGAGTTCAGGTCTGAGTTAAGTGTCATAGGAAGAATTTATCATATGAATCTGGTCAGAATTTGGGGGTTCTGTGCTGAGAAGACGCACAGGCTCTTGGTTTCTGAGTTCATTGAGAATGGTTCTTTAGACAGAGCTCTATTTGATTACCAGAGCCTATTCCCTGTGCTCCAATGGAGTCAAAGGTACAAGATAGCAGTTGGCGTAGCGAAAGGACTGGCCTATCTCCACACCGAGTGTCTTGAATGGATTGTGCATTGTGATGTCAAACCAGAGAACATATTATTAGATGAAGACTTTGAGCCTAAAATTGCAGATTTTGGACTGGTGAAGCTCCTAACACGTGGATCAAACACAGAAATGTTGTCGAGAGTGTGTGGGACTAGAGGGTACATTGCACCAGAATGGGCTCTAAATCTTCCAATCACTGGTAAGGTCGATGTTTACAGCTATGGAGTAGTGCTTCTTGAGTTAGTGAAGGGAGTTCGGGTTTCAAGATGGCTGGTTGAGGGTGAGGAGGGGGTGGAAATGGCTGTTAGATGCTCTACTCAAATTCTTAAAGAGAAACTAGCAGGCGAAGATCAATCATGGCTTCTGGAGTTTGTCGACTACAGACTGGATGGAGAATTTAACCATTCTGAAGCAATCCTGATGCTTAAAATAGCAGTATCATGtgtggaagaagagaggagcagaaggccaAGCATGGGCCATGTGGTTGAAACTCTGCTTTCACTGGTGGAATAA
- the LOC100820863 gene encoding protein ALP1-like, with protein sequence MQMGEWGRANTRTVHGNVRTASRHCNHTPSIQNPSQHRQRNHRHHHHHALPPMTPPQPLLLLLTHHHFAAAAAAGLLLDPAPAPTSHSRKRSRVDTDSDGPVPAVVPPPPPPLPPLPLPPTSPDHYPLAFRVSAPTFHYLSGLLDPLLSHPFLPPATLLALALARLASGLPYPALARLFRVPASAPRAASRRLRRVLLANFRFWLAFPSSDPTSSSSSSPLPSCRGALACARFNGPGGPLSAQLVAGASSRILSLAAGFRGDRPDLEVLRLSSLYQELEQGRVLDPTQYLVGDGGGYPLLPWLMVPFQGPAVPGSPEAGFNAAHRAMCRPVRRAARSLMGWGAIVRLHEEESPRAAVACIGTCAMLHNVLLAREDYSALAPEEDDETESDLGAMRSRGDGAAVEGLKIDERAAVLRSSLAAMMMSGRRMPS encoded by the coding sequence ATGCAAATGGGCGAGTGGGGGCGGGCGAATACAAGGACCGTGCACGGAAACGTCCGGACGGCGTCGCGTCATTGCAATCACACCCCCTCCATACAAAATCCTTCCCAACACCGACAGCgcaaccaccgccaccaccaccaccatgcgCTCCCGCCGATGACGCCGCCCcaacccctcctcctcctcctcacccaCCACcacttcgccgccgccgccgccgccgggctccTCCTCGACCCCGCCCCAGCCCCCACCTCCCACTCCCGCAAGCGCTCGCGCGTCGACACCGACAGCGACGGCCCTGTCCCTGCCGTCgtcccgcctccgcctcctcccttgccgccgctgccgctgccgccgacgaGCCCCGACCACTACCCGCTCGCGTTCCGCGTCTCCGCGCCCACCTTCCACTACCTCTCGGGCCTCCTCGACCCGCTCCTCTCCCACCCCTTCCTCCCGCCCGCGacgctcctcgccctcgccctcgCGCGCCTCGCCTCGGGCCTCCCTTACCCGGCCCTCGCGCGCCTCTTCCGCGTGCCGGcctccgccccgcgcgccgcctcccgccgcctccgccgcgtcctcctcgccaACTTCCGCTTCTGGCTCGCCTTCCCCTCCTCCGaccccacctcctcctcctcctcctcgccgctccCCTCCTGCCGCGGCGCGCTCGCCTGCGCGCGCTTCAACGGCCCCGGCGGGCCCCTATCCGCGCAGCTCGTGgccggcgcctcctcccgcatcctctccctcgccgcagGCTTCCGCGGCGACCGTCCTGACCTCGAGGTCCTCCGGCTGTCGTCTCTGTACCAGGAGCTGGAGCAAGGCAGGGTGCTCGACCCCACGCAGTATCTCGTTGGCGATGGAGGCGGGTACCCGCTGCTGCCCTGGCTCATGGTGCCGTTCCAGGGTCCTGCGGTGCCAGGCTCCCCGGAGGCGGGGTTCAACGCCGCGCACAGGGCAATGTGCCGGCCGGTGAGGCGCGCTGCCCGGAGCCTGATGGGGTGGGGAGCCATCGTGCGGCTCCACGAGGAGGAGAGTCCGCGTGCTGCCGTGGCGTGCATCGGGACGTGCGCGATGCTTCACAACGTGCTGCTGGCCAGGGAGGATTACTCTGCGTTGGCaccggaggaggacgatgaAACAGAGAGTGATTTGGGGGCAATGCGAAGCCGGGGAGATGGCGCTGCAGTGGAAGGGTTGAAGATTGATGAGCGGGCCGCAGTGTTGCGGAGCTCATTGGCAGCAATGATGATGAGTGGCCGGCGAATGCCTTCCTAG
- the LOC100821164 gene encoding transcription factor SPATULA — MMEDFEGGRGAVRELVLMQQERRRRREEEEDELRRQMFGPVVGGAAAFHSASALAQHHHQQQQQQAAAADCGELGGGFYESEAGGSSEPEPHSSERPRGGSGSKRTRAAEVHNLSEKRRRSRINEKMKALQSLIPNSNKTDKASMLDEAIEYLKQLQLQVQMLSMRNGVYLNPSYLSGALEPMQASQMFAALGVGGRNVTAANPGGVVPPVNQNTGAHHSFDPMNSPPQNQQPPLVLPSCPNATIPEPSFHLGTSQSHLRPFQLPESSEMVFRGEIMPKHQITLAQDRANLPGNKMDSVRQEPPMSNTDHFDGCSRSKEHPQDIIPTNTRHA; from the exons ATGATGGAGGACTTCGAAGGGGGCCGCGGGGCGGTGCGGGAGCTGGTGCTGATGcagcaggagcggcggcggcggcgggaggaggaggaggacgagctgcGGCGCCAGATGTTCGGCCCCGTCgtcggcggggcggcggcgttccACTCCGCGTCAGCGCTGgcccagcaccaccaccagcagcagcagcagcaggcggcggcggccgactGCGGGGAGCTGGGTGGCGGGTTCTACGAGAGCGAGGCGGGCGGGTCGTCGGAGCCCGAGCCGCACTCGTCCGAGCGGCCCCGCGGGGGCTCCGGCAGCAAgcgcacccgcgccgccgaggtGCACAACCTCTCCGAAAAG aggagaaggagcaggATCAACGAGAAGATGAAGGCGTTGCAGAGCCTGATACCGAATTCCAACAAG ACCGACAAGGCGTCCATGCTTGACGAGGCCATTGAGTACCTGAAGCAGCTGCAGCTCCAAGTGCAG ATGTTGTCTATGAGAAATGGGGTTTACTTGAACCCATCTTATTTATCTGGAGCACTTGAGCCTATGCAAGCATCGCAAATGTTCGCAGCACTCGGCGTTGGTGGCAGAAATGTGACAGCAGCAAACCCCGGGGGAGTAGTGCCACCTGTAAACCAAAATACAGGAGCTCACCACTCATTTGATCCAATGAATTCCCCTCCACAAAATCAGCAACCACCTCTAGTGTTGCCAAGCTGTCCTAACGCAACCATCCCAGAGCCTTCGTTTCACTTGGGGACGTCACAGTCCCACCTTCGACCATTTCAATTGCCTGAGTCCTCTGAG ATGGTATTTCGAGGGGAGATAATGCCAAAGCATCAAATAACATTAGCTCAAGATAGAGCTAATCTGCCAG GAAACAAGATGGACTCCGTCAGGCAAGAACCTCCCATGTCGAACACTGATCATTTTGATGGATGCTCACGCAGCAAAGAGCACCCACAGGATATTATACCAACTAATACAAGACATGCGTAG